In a single window of the Actinomycetota bacterium genome:
- a CDS encoding enoyl-CoA hydratase/isomerase family protein: MDRFETLRTERDHDVLVVTIDNPASELNAVDEHLHHDLCELFRGLKRERTARAVLLTGSKRAFSAGGDFAWFPKLRNVGALDQLRRDGKQLIWDLLDAELPIVCALNGSAAGLGASVALLCDVIVMSSDAVIVDPHVNVGLVAGDGGTAVWPLLIGPLAAKRHLLLSEPLTAEEALRLGVAAEVCDPVHVAERSLEWAHRLAAQAPLAVRGTKQAINAHVKRALLDSFDVSTAMEIPCFLSEDHVEALAAIQERRRPRFEGK, translated from the coding sequence ATGGACCGCTTCGAGACGTTGCGCACCGAGCGCGACCACGACGTGCTCGTCGTCACGATCGACAACCCGGCGAGCGAGCTGAACGCCGTCGACGAGCACCTCCACCACGACCTCTGCGAGCTGTTCCGCGGGCTGAAGCGTGAGCGGACGGCTCGGGCGGTGCTGCTGACCGGCTCCAAGCGAGCGTTCAGTGCAGGTGGCGACTTCGCCTGGTTCCCCAAGCTGCGCAACGTCGGCGCGCTCGACCAGCTACGTCGCGACGGCAAGCAGCTCATCTGGGACCTGCTCGACGCCGAGCTGCCCATCGTCTGCGCGCTGAACGGCTCGGCCGCCGGGCTCGGGGCATCGGTGGCGCTGCTCTGCGACGTGATCGTGATGTCGAGCGACGCGGTGATCGTCGACCCCCACGTCAACGTCGGCCTCGTCGCCGGTGACGGCGGCACGGCCGTGTGGCCGCTGCTCATCGGCCCACTCGCGGCCAAGCGGCACCTGCTGCTCTCCGAGCCGTTGACAGCCGAGGAGGCGCTGCGGCTCGGAGTCGCGGCCGAGGTGTGCGACCCGGTGCACGTCGCCGAGCGATCGTTGGAGTGGGCCCACCGACTGGCGGCCCAAGCGCCGCTCGCCGTGCGGGGCACCAAGCAGGCGATCAACGCCCACGTGAAGCGCGCCCTGCTCGACAGCTTCGACGTGTCGACGGCGATGGAGATCCCGTGCTTCTTGAGCGAGGACCACGTCGAGGCGCTGGCCGCGATCCAGGAGCGCCGCCGGCCGCGGTTCGAGGGCAAGTGA
- a CDS encoding acyl-CoA dehydrogenase family protein, producing the protein MDFQLPADDDPRRLAVREWLAANPDPSPRELAGAGYVVPHWPAPYGLGADPVHQLIIDEELSAARVRRPVNPIGIGWAGPTILYGGTAEQAARYLPPLLAGEEFWCQLFSEPGSGSDLANLGTRAVRDGDEYVVNGQKIWTSGAQYAKYGILIARTDPDASKRKGISYLICPMDAPGIEIRPITEITGGHTFNEVFFTDVRIPAANLVGTEGDGWRLAKVTLGNERVSLSSGGVLWGNGPTALEMLDAVRQMGKVTDPSMRQRLAGVYTEHVLLDLIRLRTLSARLRGEQPGAESSIRKILADEHGQHVMAAARDMLGASGMLTDAGASGDEQFVPGTDSRDLGPGVPPRDLRDPGWYDGFMFSTALTIGGGTGEVQRNIVAELVLGLPRDHDVEQGMSWAEAQRAAARA; encoded by the coding sequence ATGGACTTCCAGCTCCCCGCCGACGACGATCCGCGCCGACTCGCCGTCAGAGAGTGGCTCGCCGCCAATCCGGACCCGAGTCCCCGAGAGCTGGCCGGAGCCGGGTACGTCGTGCCGCATTGGCCGGCGCCGTACGGCCTCGGGGCCGACCCCGTCCACCAGCTGATCATCGACGAAGAGCTGTCCGCGGCCCGGGTGCGCCGGCCGGTGAACCCGATCGGCATCGGCTGGGCGGGCCCGACGATCCTCTACGGCGGCACCGCCGAGCAGGCGGCGCGATACCTGCCGCCGCTGCTCGCGGGCGAGGAGTTCTGGTGCCAGCTGTTCAGCGAGCCGGGTAGCGGCAGCGACCTCGCCAACCTCGGCACGCGCGCCGTGCGCGACGGTGACGAATACGTCGTCAACGGCCAGAAGATCTGGACCTCGGGCGCCCAGTACGCGAAGTACGGCATCCTGATCGCCCGCACCGACCCAGACGCCAGCAAGCGCAAGGGCATCTCCTACCTCATCTGCCCGATGGACGCCCCGGGCATCGAGATCCGCCCGATCACCGAGATCACCGGCGGGCACACCTTCAACGAGGTGTTCTTCACCGACGTCAGGATCCCGGCCGCGAACCTGGTCGGCACCGAAGGGGACGGGTGGCGCTTGGCGAAGGTGACCCTCGGCAACGAGCGCGTCTCGCTCTCGAGCGGCGGTGTGCTGTGGGGCAACGGCCCGACCGCGCTCGAGATGCTCGACGCCGTACGCCAGATGGGCAAGGTGACCGACCCGTCGATGCGCCAGCGCCTGGCCGGCGTCTACACCGAGCACGTGCTGCTCGACCTGATCCGCCTGCGCACGCTCAGCGCGCGCCTGCGGGGCGAACAACCCGGCGCGGAATCGAGCATCCGCAAGATCCTGGCCGACGAGCACGGTCAGCACGTGATGGCGGCGGCGCGCGACATGCTCGGCGCGTCGGGGATGCTCACCGATGCCGGCGCATCCGGCGACGAACAGTTCGTGCCCGGCACCGACAGCCGTGACCTCGGCCCCGGCGTGCCCCCGCGAGACCTGCGCGACCCGGGCTGGTACGACGGGTTCATGTTCTCGACGGCGCTGACGATCGGCGGCGGGACCGGCGAGGTGCAGCGCAACATCGTCGCCGAGCTCGTGCTCGGGCTGCCGCGTGACCACGACGTGGAGCAAGGCATGAGCTGGGCCGAGGCTCAGCGCGCCGCCGCCCGCGCCTGA
- a CDS encoding acyl-CoA synthetase: protein MNASPQAHGWNFANAWEAIAERVPDAPAQLQGERTFTWSAMDRRADGIARVLLDSGASEQDKVALYLHNCPEYMETVFALFKAGLVPVNTNYRYSADELVYLWDNADAVAVVFHGTFAERIDPLRHRVPAVKTWLWVDDSTGGCPPWAVPYEAAASAASSADSARTVAPWGRRGEHLLLLYTGGTTGMPKGVMWQQMDLLGSLDATSKRRLPPEEDLDALGERITGPGPRNLPAAPLMHGTGLFNAMTNMLAAGCIVTMEGRHFDPVELLDTIERRRITSMSIVGDAFAKPILRALDAEPTRWDFSSLRVVVSSGVMWSAESKAGLLRHNERLIMVDALGSSEAIGMAQNTVSKDGASGGTAKFELGPFTKVLTEDGREVTPGSSERGRVALRGFTPVGYYKDPEKSASTFQVFDGVRWSIPGDWAEVEADGSVRLLGRGSQCINTGGEKVYPEEVEEVLKEHPSVADAAVIGVPDERFGQAITALVEPHVGFEVDEAALIAHVKSRLAHYKAPKRVLPLATVGRAANGKLDYRQLTSDALERFDPPAR from the coding sequence ATGAACGCATCGCCGCAGGCCCACGGCTGGAACTTCGCCAACGCCTGGGAGGCGATCGCCGAACGCGTGCCCGACGCTCCGGCACAGCTCCAGGGCGAGCGCACGTTCACGTGGTCCGCGATGGACCGCCGCGCAGACGGCATCGCGCGCGTCCTGCTCGACAGCGGGGCGTCCGAGCAGGACAAGGTCGCGCTCTACCTGCACAACTGCCCCGAGTACATGGAGACGGTGTTCGCGCTGTTCAAGGCCGGCCTGGTACCGGTCAACACGAACTACCGGTACTCCGCCGACGAGCTCGTCTACCTGTGGGACAACGCCGACGCGGTCGCGGTGGTGTTCCACGGCACCTTCGCCGAACGCATCGACCCCCTGCGCCACCGCGTGCCGGCGGTGAAGACCTGGCTCTGGGTGGACGACTCGACCGGCGGCTGCCCACCGTGGGCCGTCCCGTACGAGGCTGCTGCGTCCGCCGCGTCGTCCGCCGACTCGGCGCGAACGGTCGCCCCCTGGGGGCGGCGAGGTGAACATCTGCTGCTGCTCTACACCGGCGGCACCACCGGCATGCCCAAGGGCGTCATGTGGCAGCAGATGGACCTGCTCGGCAGCCTCGACGCGACGTCGAAGCGCCGCTTGCCCCCCGAAGAAGATCTCGACGCGCTTGGCGAGCGCATCACCGGTCCCGGGCCGCGCAACCTTCCGGCGGCTCCGCTGATGCACGGCACGGGGCTGTTCAACGCGATGACGAACATGCTCGCCGCGGGGTGCATCGTCACGATGGAGGGTCGTCACTTCGACCCGGTCGAGCTCCTCGACACGATCGAGCGCCGGCGGATCACGTCGATGTCGATCGTCGGCGACGCGTTCGCGAAGCCGATCCTGCGCGCCCTCGACGCGGAGCCCACCCGGTGGGACTTCTCCAGCCTGCGCGTGGTGGTGTCGAGCGGCGTGATGTGGTCGGCCGAGTCGAAGGCCGGCCTGCTCCGCCACAACGAGCGCCTGATCATGGTCGACGCGCTAGGTTCGTCGGAGGCGATCGGCATGGCCCAGAACACCGTCTCCAAGGACGGCGCGAGCGGCGGCACGGCCAAGTTCGAGCTCGGCCCGTTCACGAAGGTGCTCACCGAGGACGGCCGCGAGGTGACCCCGGGCAGCAGCGAGCGCGGCCGCGTCGCCCTGCGCGGCTTCACCCCGGTCGGCTACTACAAGGACCCCGAGAAGTCGGCGTCCACGTTCCAGGTGTTCGACGGTGTCCGCTGGTCGATCCCCGGCGACTGGGCCGAGGTCGAGGCCGACGGGTCGGTGAGGCTGCTCGGGCGGGGCAGCCAGTGCATCAACACCGGTGGGGAGAAGGTGTACCCCGAAGAGGTGGAAGAGGTGCTGAAGGAGCACCCGTCGGTCGCCGACGCCGCCGTCATCGGTGTGCCCGACGAGCGCTTCGGCCAGGCGATCACCGCGCTCGTCGAACCCCACGTCGGCTTCGAGGTGGACGAGGCGGCGCTGATCGCGCACGTCAAGTCCCGACTCGCCCACTACAAGGCGCCGAAGCGCGTCTTGCCGCTGGCAACCGTCGGGCGCGCGGCCAACGGCAAGCTCGACTACCGCCAGCTCACCTCGGACGCCCTCGAACGCTTCGATCCCCCGGCGCGCTGA
- a CDS encoding nitroreductase family protein — protein sequence MDAKSMPVIDALMTTRAIRRFTDEAVSEEELWTCLRAAQQAPSGGNVQPQQYVVVRDPTVKAQLARWYRAAYDRYEASLPEPTGFRDVAAAESWRRTRDASRHLADHLEDAPAIVLFLQPRIPWTPADAEGEMDIGRLDASVYPAVQNFCVAARALGLGTALTTVVRIHTAEVLALLGVPGAPDGEARFEIAALVPVGRPVGSFGVAPRKPVEAVTHWDHWAAKRRGGATVDS from the coding sequence ATGGACGCGAAGTCGATGCCCGTGATCGACGCGCTGATGACCACGCGGGCCATCCGCCGGTTCACCGACGAGGCGGTCTCCGAGGAGGAGCTGTGGACCTGCCTGCGCGCGGCGCAGCAGGCGCCGAGCGGTGGCAACGTGCAGCCGCAGCAGTACGTCGTTGTCCGTGACCCCACCGTGAAGGCCCAGCTCGCCCGCTGGTACCGGGCGGCGTACGACCGCTACGAGGCCAGCCTGCCCGAACCCACCGGGTTCCGCGACGTGGCGGCGGCCGAGTCGTGGCGACGCACCCGCGACGCCTCCCGGCACCTCGCCGACCACCTGGAGGACGCCCCGGCGATCGTGCTGTTCCTGCAGCCGCGAATCCCGTGGACCCCTGCCGACGCAGAGGGGGAGATGGACATCGGCCGCCTCGATGCCAGCGTCTATCCGGCGGTGCAGAACTTCTGCGTCGCAGCGCGCGCGCTCGGCCTCGGCACCGCGCTCACGACGGTGGTCCGCATCCACACCGCGGAAGTGCTCGCGCTGCTCGGGGTGCCAGGCGCGCCGGACGGCGAGGCCCGCTTCGAGATCGCCGCGCTCGTGCCGGTGGGGCGCCCGGTGGGGAGCTTCGGCGTTGCGCCCCGCAAGCCGGTGGAGGCCGTCACCCACTGGGACCACTGGGCCGCCAAGCGCCGAGGCGGAGCTACCGTGGATTCATGA